The genomic DNA CGACGACCCCGTGCGCCGTCTGGCCGGCGCCATGCCTTCTTATGCTGACGGCGTGCTGGTCTGTCCGACCAGCGCCGGCGCGGTGATTGGCATCGATGTGACGACCCGCTCGCTGTTGTGGGGTTACCAGTATCGGCGCAACGCCGACAACACGAACGGCAATCCATTCGCGGTCGCCAACATGCGCCAGCAAATGCCGCCGGCCGAACGCTGGTCCGAAGCCACCGTGCTGATCGCGTCGGGCGCGGTGCTGGTCACGCCGGTCGAATCGGCCGGGCTGGTCGGCGCTGACGAGTTGTATTGCCTTGATCTGCGAACCGGGCAGTTGCGCTGGAAAACGGGGCGCGACCACGGGCTGTTCCTCGGCGGCGTCGAGAACGACGAAGTGCTGGTCGTCGGCCGGCACGCGCTCGCCGGTGTGTCGCTGGCCAATGGCGAAACCAGGTGGACGCTCGAACTGCCGACCGGCGCGCGTCCCAGTGGTCGCGGCTATATGACCGCCGGGGCGTATTGCCTGCCGCTGAGCACGGGTGAAGTGGCGCTGTTCGACTTGCACACGCACCAGTTGGCGTCGCGCGTTCGTTCGCGCTCGGGGAATGTGCCGGGCAACCTGATCGCGCATCACGGCATGATCCTGTCGCAAACGGCCTTGGGATTGGAATGCTTCTTCCAATCGGACGAACTGCGGCGTCACATCGACGAACTGGTCGCCAAGCGCAAGGACGATCCACAAGCCCTGGCGTTCCAAGGGGAACTGGCCCTCGACGCCGGTCGCGTTGACGAAGGGCTGAAGTTGCTCCGCCGCGCGCACGATCAAGGCCAAGACCCGCGCACGACTCGGGTGTTGCTCGACGCGTTGCTGTCGAGTCTGAGGACCGATTTCGCCCGGTCGTACGTGATGGCCAAAGAACTCGAACCGATGTTCGTCCAGTCGACCGATCGCGTGGCGTACCTGTGCGCCATGGCGTCGGGACTGGCCGAGGAAAGTCGCCTGGCCGAGGCGTTTGACTATTGCTTGAAGCTGTCCGATCTGCCGGCGGCTGAACGCGGAGTGTTGACACGAATCGAGCCGGGCTGGTCGGTCCATCCCGATCGCTGGGTGCGTACGCAAGTCGCTTTGCTGCGCCAGAAAGCCAACGACGAACAGCGTCAGTCGATGAATCGGGCGCTGCAAGCGCGATTGGACTCGGCCGTGAAGGCCGCCGACCCGGCGGCGCTCCGTTCGTTTATCGACTGTTTCAGCGAAGAGCCGCTGGCTGACGACGCCCGCTGGGCCTTGGTCACTCGCGGCGGCGACCATGTCAGCGGCCTGGAACTCGAATCGTGGCTGTTGCGGCTGATGGAGTCGACCCGCGAGCAACATGTGCGCGCCGGCACGGCGCGGCTGGCGCTGCTGTTGAAGCAGGCCCACCGTGTCGAAGACGCCCGACCGCTGGTCGAAACACTGCGCGCTTGGGGCGAGGCGGTTTGCTTTGACGGGCGTTCGGCCCGTTCGATCGCCGCCGAGGTCGTGGCCGACGCGCCGTCCCCAACCGCGTGGCCCACCGGGCGCGTCCGTAGCGAAACTCCCAAGATCGCCGCGAGCGGCTCGGCTCGCATGCAGCAACCCCTTGAGCTGCGGGGACCACGCGGCTTGTTCTTTGCCCGCGCCGGCATCGAACTCGATCAACAGCAGCAAACCGTGATCGGCTTTGACGGTTGGGGCAAGGAGCGCTGGCGGGCCTCGCTGGCCGACCCTTCGGGCAATGTGACCTGGGCGCTGCCGCAACTAACTCACGTGCGTGTGTCGGGGCATCTGGCGCTGGCGTCGATGGGTTTGCAGATGGCGGCCATCGACACCTTGGGCACCCCTGGCGGCACGGGGCCGCGTGTGCTGTGGCGCGAGGAGCTGGGGGATATTCTGGCAAACCCTTGGCGCAGCGGCAGCGGGGTGATGACCCACCAGGGGAACTCCAGCCAGTTCATCACCTCCAAGCGCCGCCAGCAGCGCTCGGCCAACATCCTGGGACGTCCGATCGGCGAACTGCGCCTCGTCATGCCTGACCTGGTTTGCTTTCAGCGGCAGCGCAACCTGATTGCCGTGCATCCGCTGACCGGCCGTGTGCAGTGGACGCGTCACGGCATCAGCCTGGAAGCGGACATCTTCAACGATGAACAACGGCTCTACATCACGCAGCCCGACAGTGACGAGCTGCTGGTTCTGCGCGCGACCGACGGGGCCGAGCTGGGGCACCGCCTCATCGCGCCGACGGCCGAGATCGTGATTGCCGGCCCCAAGCAGGTGGTCTTTCACGAGAGCGACGGCTCGCAAGTCTGGCTGCGGTGCCGCGACCTGTGGGCCGAAAAAGTGATCTGGGAGCGGAAGCTCAAGCTGAAGGACATCGGTTGCCTGTTCGACGATCGGCTGATCGGCGTACTGGGCCCCGACGGCAAGTTCACGCTTCTGGCGGCCGACGACGGGCACGTACTGGCGTCGGGCGAAGGGCTCGACAAAGAGAACGTCAACGATCTGTTCTTGTATGAAACGCCGGAGCGCTGGCTGGTCGTCACGTCACATCCGGCGGCCGCCACCAAGGGAGAATCGTACGAGACGCCGCTGCAGACGCCGTACCCGCCGGTGTTGATCAACGGGCATGTGTATGGCTTTGATCGCGCGACCGGGAAGCAAGCCTTCGCCACGCCGGTCGAGAATCGGCATCTGATCAATTACCAACCCGCCGACATTCCGGTGTTGATCTTCGCGTCGCACATCCACCGCCGCTCGGGCCTGGGGAACGTGCCGGCGGTCGGTACGTTTTTGTGCATCGACAAGCGGAACGGCCGCGTGGTGTACAACGACAAGTTGACGGCGCAGATTCAAGTGTTGATGATCACCGGCGATCCGCAGAAGCACGAAGTGCAACTACGCACGCCCAAGCAGACGATCAAGCTGGCGTGGACCGACGAGCCGTGGCCGCCGGCCGAGGAGCCCCAGCCGCCGAAGGAAGATTCGCTGCCCACGCGCGCTGGCCGGGCGCTGGGCAAGGGGTTGCAGAAGTGGATCGAAGGGATGGCGAACCCGATTTCGCCGTTCTGACCGGTGGAGAAAACCAACCACGACGGCACAACGA from Planctomycetota bacterium includes the following:
- a CDS encoding PQQ-like beta-propeller repeat protein; this encodes MLAILVLTAAGVFSADEPVEEAIFFPHDRSATQRLTKAHELIAERRFSEAVRLLGAILGSSEDVFLTPSKADARQRDRSAAHRSLKFEARRLLGELPEEGREAYETEFGTQAADMLKQAEDSGDVELLATAARRFFHTQAGYQATWLLGTVQLEQGRAHEATVLFSRLLHSPAAAKFEPLLSVRLSLSLMRSGQVREAIDRLLAISRDHANDLFYVAGQQRKLLDLPAGRAGIVAEQWTDRKPKTEELVALAWLQDVAPARGPRNAGARGDDASDNWPMFRGSASRNTDVVASRPVLNRRWQVPTANDPNLARMADQLSQSYLDQEQPVLPSIQPIAVGRELFTRSTLGLVAVDERSGKRVWTGNEDDAARQFLDTAGETSGRGARPDVGNWLNQRLWEDAVYGMLSSDGESVFCVEDLAPDNDRSLGGVIFMQPGRRGIRPGFVATSAQNRLVSYRIASQGKLDWEAGGPPGEDELPLAGAFFLGPPLPLDGRLYALAEIKGEIRLLALRTVTKPGSRLATIDLEWSQQLALLEQGITDDPVRRLAGAMPSYADGVLVCPTSAGAVIGIDVTTRSLLWGYQYRRNADNTNGNPFAVANMRQQMPPAERWSEATVLIASGAVLVTPVESAGLVGADELYCLDLRTGQLRWKTGRDHGLFLGGVENDEVLVVGRHALAGVSLANGETRWTLELPTGARPSGRGYMTAGAYCLPLSTGEVALFDLHTHQLASRVRSRSGNVPGNLIAHHGMILSQTALGLECFFQSDELRRHIDELVAKRKDDPQALAFQGELALDAGRVDEGLKLLRRAHDQGQDPRTTRVLLDALLSSLRTDFARSYVMAKELEPMFVQSTDRVAYLCAMASGLAEESRLAEAFDYCLKLSDLPAAERGVLTRIEPGWSVHPDRWVRTQVALLRQKANDEQRQSMNRALQARLDSAVKAADPAALRSFIDCFSEEPLADDARWALVTRGGDHVSGLELESWLLRLMESTREQHVRAGTARLALLLKQAHRVEDARPLVETLRAWGEAVCFDGRSARSIAAEVVADAPSPTAWPTGRVRSETPKIAASGSARMQQPLELRGPRGLFFARAGIELDQQQQTVIGFDGWGKERWRASLADPSGNVTWALPQLTHVRVSGHLALASMGLQMAAIDTLGTPGGTGPRVLWREELGDILANPWRSGSGVMTHQGNSSQFITSKRRQQRSANILGRPIGELRLVMPDLVCFQRQRNLIAVHPLTGRVQWTRHGISLEADIFNDEQRLYITQPDSDELLVLRATDGAELGHRLIAPTAEIVIAGPKQVVFHESDGSQVWLRCRDLWAEKVIWERKLKLKDIGCLFDDRLIGVLGPDGKFTLLAADDGHVLASGEGLDKENVNDLFLYETPERWLVVTSHPAAATKGESYETPLQTPYPPVLINGHVYGFDRATGKQAFATPVENRHLINYQPADIPVLIFASHIHRRSGLGNVPAVGTFLCIDKRNGRVVYNDKLTAQIQVLMITGDPQKHEVQLRTPKQTIKLAWTDEPWPPAEEPQPPKEDSLPTRAGRALGKGLQKWIEGMANPISPF